Proteins encoded within one genomic window of Mycolicibacterium aubagnense:
- a CDS encoding MspA family porin, translating to MAGGVAPGPAGADPLPIADVKQSVNTEDGWRLGVSLTQMTVNSVPNMAATAFTREGFVTGRAEAGIEGSGSSAVNNGTLIVGLQLGCQVDLSEGASVGGDADIGVNPGFSGNVLNAIGPYADLEGNVSVNLLPGTITNVVLGKKSLKGRTGGITVHDAHVKVDACGGAVAIRFFSTATIDTDKNDDSVNAYGDIVQL from the coding sequence ATGGCCGGCGGGGTGGCCCCCGGTCCGGCCGGAGCCGACCCACTACCTATCGCCGATGTCAAGCAGTCTGTCAATACGGAAGACGGTTGGCGCCTGGGCGTTTCGCTGACCCAGATGACCGTCAATTCGGTGCCCAACATGGCCGCGACGGCCTTCACCCGAGAGGGTTTCGTCACCGGGCGGGCCGAGGCCGGCATCGAGGGCAGCGGCTCGTCGGCGGTCAACAACGGGACGCTGATCGTCGGCCTGCAGCTCGGGTGCCAGGTCGACCTCAGCGAGGGTGCGAGCGTCGGCGGAGACGCCGACATCGGGGTCAACCCGGGGTTCAGTGGAAACGTGCTGAATGCCATCGGTCCCTATGCCGATCTGGAAGGCAACGTCTCGGTGAACCTGTTGCCGGGCACCATCACCAATGTGGTGCTGGGCAAGAAGTCGCTCAAGGGCCGTACCGGCGGCATCACCGTCCACGATGCTCACGTCAAGGTCGACGCCTGCGGTGGGGCCGTGGCGATCCGCTTCTTCTCTACGGCCACCATCGACACCGACAAGAACGACGACAGCGTGAATGCGTACGGGGACATCGTGCAGCTATGA
- the murD gene encoding UDP-N-acetylmuramoyl-L-alanine--D-glutamate ligase encodes MTSQRPDLDGAAVGIWGFGKEGQSLARTAAAAGAARIDAVDDAGRGTLDAPGDIANLNLWRGTEHLARLADCDVVFLSPGIPWHQPFFAQLRDAGSTLSSAADWYLRRYAAQTVGVTGTKGKSTTASFLTHLLCRLGADAVVAGNIGTPLSDLEPGADAVVVAELSSQQCALVTASPRISVITNLFEDHLDWHGDIGAYHSAKANVFACGGEILVTTPQVLGVLHRLGIALPPVVRTVDADEAARTQAELGAGDYVMAYEHNVVNGALAAVAAAEVIGRPVAEDEFIGAVTTFEALPHRLQVVRRTGGVRWIDDTLATTGESVVAALRSMRPDDRVAVIVGGMDRQLDYEQIDDYLLSGARDVHLIQGPTNGTSIGRRFAAAHPESVHPVDSLEAAVRAAAAVPGVTAVLLSPGAASYDLFANYVAKAAAFCEFIDAHLGASDAVSQSN; translated from the coding sequence ATGACGTCCCAGCGCCCAGACCTCGACGGTGCCGCCGTCGGTATCTGGGGTTTCGGCAAGGAGGGCCAGTCGCTGGCCCGTACCGCGGCCGCCGCGGGGGCCGCGCGCATCGATGCCGTCGATGATGCGGGGCGGGGGACCCTGGATGCGCCCGGCGATATCGCGAATCTGAATTTGTGGCGCGGTACCGAGCACCTTGCCCGCCTCGCGGACTGCGACGTGGTGTTCCTCAGCCCCGGGATACCTTGGCATCAGCCGTTTTTCGCCCAACTGCGCGACGCCGGCAGCACGTTGTCCAGCGCGGCCGACTGGTACCTGCGCCGGTACGCTGCCCAGACTGTCGGCGTCACCGGGACCAAGGGCAAGAGCACGACAGCGTCGTTCCTGACGCACCTGCTGTGCCGGCTCGGCGCGGATGCCGTGGTCGCGGGAAACATCGGCACCCCGCTGTCGGATCTGGAGCCCGGAGCGGACGCCGTCGTGGTCGCCGAGCTGTCCAGCCAGCAGTGCGCTCTGGTGACCGCGTCGCCGCGAATCTCGGTGATCACCAATCTCTTCGAGGACCACCTGGATTGGCACGGCGACATCGGCGCCTACCACAGTGCGAAGGCCAACGTCTTCGCCTGCGGCGGTGAGATTCTGGTCACCACACCGCAGGTGCTCGGCGTCCTGCATCGCCTCGGCATCGCGCTGCCGCCGGTGGTGCGCACCGTCGATGCAGACGAGGCCGCCCGCACCCAGGCTGAGCTCGGGGCGGGCGATTATGTGATGGCCTATGAGCACAACGTCGTCAACGGCGCCCTGGCTGCTGTCGCTGCCGCCGAGGTGATCGGCCGGCCGGTGGCCGAGGACGAATTCATCGGTGCGGTAACGACATTCGAAGCATTGCCGCACCGGCTCCAGGTTGTGCGGCGCACCGGGGGAGTGCGCTGGATCGACGACACCCTGGCCACCACGGGCGAGAGCGTGGTCGCCGCATTGCGCTCGATGCGCCCCGACGACCGGGTGGCCGTCATCGTCGGCGGCATGGACCGTCAGCTCGACTACGAACAGATCGACGACTACCTGCTCTCGGGCGCGCGTGACGTTCACCTCATCCAGGGCCCGACCAACGGGACCTCGATCGGGCGCCGCTTCGCCGCCGCACACCCGGAGTCCGTGCACCCGGTGGACAGCCTGGAGGCGGCGGTACGGGCAGCGGCCGCGGTACCAGGTGTGACGGCCGTGCTGCTGTCGCCGGGCGCGGCCAGCTATGACCTGTTCGCCAACTACGTGGCAAAGGCCGCGGCGTTCTGCGAGTTCATCGACGCCCACCTCGGGGCGTCGGATGCTGTCAGCCAGTCGAACTAA
- the secG gene encoding preprotein translocase subunit SecG, whose amino-acid sequence MILALQITLIITSVLVVLLVLLHRAKGGGLSTLFGGGVQSSLSGSTVVEKNLDRLTYFITGIWLVSIIGIALQIKYGA is encoded by the coding sequence ATGATTTTGGCCCTGCAGATCACGTTGATCATCACCAGCGTCTTGGTTGTGTTGCTGGTGTTGCTCCACCGGGCCAAGGGCGGCGGTCTGTCGACGCTGTTCGGCGGCGGTGTGCAGTCCAGCCTGTCCGGCTCCACCGTGGTGGAGAAGAACCTGGATCGCCTGACGTACTTCATCACCGGCATCTGGCTGGTGTCGATCATCGGCATCGCGCTGCAGATCAAGTACGGCGCCTAG
- the rapZ gene encoding RNase adapter RapZ: MDEVVTDEQMDGAAGDAAGEIDVVLVTGLSGAGRGTAAKVLEDLGWYVADNLPPELITRMVELGLAAGSRITKLAVVMDVRSRGFTGDLDFVRRELATRSVFPRVLFLEASDDILVRRYEQNRRSHPLQGNQTLAEGIAAERRLLESVRATADLVIDTSTLPVPALRASIERAFGEEAATGTSVTVESFGYKYGLPMDADTVMDVRFLPNPHWVDELRPHTGQHPAVRDYVLGQQGAAEFVDTYHRLLGVVIDGYRREGKRYMTVAIGCTGGKHRSVAIAEALAGRLRGGDNLTVRVLHRDLGRE; encoded by the coding sequence ATGGACGAGGTCGTGACAGACGAACAGATGGACGGCGCTGCTGGTGACGCCGCCGGTGAGATCGACGTGGTTCTGGTCACGGGTCTGTCCGGTGCCGGTCGCGGCACCGCCGCCAAGGTGCTCGAGGACCTCGGCTGGTACGTCGCCGACAACCTGCCCCCGGAGCTGATCACCCGCATGGTCGAGCTGGGTCTGGCCGCCGGTTCCCGCATCACCAAGCTGGCCGTGGTCATGGACGTCCGGTCCCGTGGTTTCACGGGAGACCTGGACTTTGTTCGCCGCGAATTGGCGACCCGCAGCGTCTTCCCGCGGGTGCTGTTCCTGGAGGCGTCCGACGACATCCTGGTGCGCCGCTATGAGCAGAACCGGCGCAGTCACCCGCTGCAGGGCAACCAGACTCTCGCGGAAGGCATTGCCGCCGAACGGAGATTGCTGGAGTCGGTTCGTGCCACGGCCGATCTGGTCATCGACACCTCGACGCTGCCGGTACCGGCGTTGCGCGCGAGTATCGAGCGGGCTTTCGGCGAGGAGGCGGCGACCGGCACGAGCGTGACGGTCGAATCGTTCGGCTATAAATATGGTCTGCCGATGGACGCCGACACCGTCATGGATGTCCGGTTCCTACCGAATCCGCATTGGGTCGACGAGTTGCGGCCCCACACCGGGCAGCATCCGGCGGTTCGGGACTACGTGCTGGGACAACAGGGCGCTGCCGAGTTCGTGGACACCTACCATCGGCTGTTAGGGGTTGTGATCGACGGCTATCGCCGGGAGGGGAAGCGCTACATGACCGTGGCCATCGGCTGTACCGGCGGCAAGCATCGCAGCGTGGCGATCGCCGAAGCGCTGGCGGGCCGGCTGCGTGGCGGTGACAACCTGACTGTGCGTGTGTTGCACCGGGATCTGGGGCGCGAATGA
- the uvrC gene encoding excinuclease ABC subunit UvrC — MPDPSTYRPAPGTIPLEPGVYRFRDPHGRVIYVGKAKSLRSRLNSYFADLSALAPRTRQMVTTAGSVEWTVVTTEVEALQLEYNWIKEFDPRFNIRYRDDKSYPVLAVTLNEEYPRLFVYRGPRRKGVRYFGPYSHAWAIRETLDLLIRVFPARTCSNGVFKRHNQIGRPCLLGYIDKCSAPCVGRVTAAEHRKIVDDFCDFLAGKTDRLARDMEQQMAEAAEELEFERAARLRDNISALKRALEKQAVVLGDGTDADVVAFADDDLEAAVQVFHVRGGRVRGQRGWVIEKSGEPGESGEDYLVSQFLTQFYGDQAELRGTAPTDEITNPVPKEVLVPALPDNADELADWLSGLRGSRVQLRVAQRGDKRALADTVQRNAQDALAQHKLKRAGDFNARSEALQSIQDSLELDDAPLRIECVDISHVQGTDVVASLVVFEDGLPRKSDYRHYAIREAAGDGRSDDVASIAEVTRRRFARHVADTQVRADIDGADTGETPARPKRFAYPPNLFVVDGGGPQVNAAATVLDELGVTDVAVIGLAKRLEEVWVPEQPDPLIMPRNSEGLYLLQRVRDEAHRFAITYHRSKRSKRMTASVLDAIPGLGEHRRKALVTHFGSVARLKEAGVDELTAVPGIGAATAQAVVDALRSAHPVGTADSQPDSAAAPTDIDNDRTPE, encoded by the coding sequence GTGCCTGATCCATCGACGTACCGGCCCGCGCCGGGAACCATCCCGTTGGAACCGGGGGTATACCGGTTCCGGGATCCGCATGGCCGGGTCATCTACGTCGGCAAGGCCAAGAGCCTGCGCAGCCGGCTGAACTCGTACTTCGCCGACCTGTCTGCGCTCGCGCCCCGCACCCGCCAGATGGTGACCACGGCCGGCAGTGTCGAGTGGACGGTCGTCACGACCGAAGTCGAAGCGCTGCAACTGGAATACAACTGGATCAAGGAGTTCGATCCGCGGTTCAACATCCGGTACCGCGACGACAAGTCGTACCCGGTCCTGGCCGTCACCCTCAATGAGGAGTACCCGCGGCTGTTCGTGTACCGCGGGCCGCGTCGCAAGGGCGTCCGGTACTTCGGCCCGTACTCGCACGCCTGGGCCATCCGCGAGACGCTCGATCTGCTCATCCGGGTCTTTCCGGCGCGCACCTGCTCGAACGGAGTGTTCAAGCGGCACAACCAGATCGGCCGACCCTGCCTGCTGGGCTACATCGACAAGTGCTCGGCCCCCTGCGTCGGCCGGGTGACCGCCGCCGAGCACCGCAAGATCGTCGACGACTTCTGCGACTTCCTGGCCGGCAAGACGGACCGGCTGGCCCGGGACATGGAACAGCAGATGGCCGAGGCCGCCGAGGAATTGGAGTTCGAGCGGGCGGCGCGGCTGCGGGACAACATTTCGGCGCTCAAGCGAGCGCTGGAGAAACAGGCGGTCGTGCTCGGCGACGGTACCGATGCCGACGTGGTGGCCTTCGCCGACGACGACCTCGAGGCCGCCGTCCAGGTGTTCCACGTCCGCGGCGGCCGGGTCCGCGGCCAGCGCGGCTGGGTCATCGAGAAATCCGGCGAGCCGGGTGAGTCGGGTGAGGACTACCTGGTGAGTCAGTTCCTCACGCAGTTCTATGGTGATCAGGCCGAGCTGCGCGGCACGGCACCGACCGACGAGATCACCAACCCGGTGCCCAAAGAGGTTCTGGTTCCGGCACTTCCGGACAACGCGGATGAACTCGCCGACTGGTTGTCCGGTCTGCGTGGTTCCCGGGTGCAGCTGCGGGTGGCACAGCGCGGCGACAAGCGTGCCCTGGCCGACACTGTGCAACGCAACGCGCAGGATGCACTGGCGCAGCACAAGCTCAAGCGGGCCGGCGACTTCAACGCCAGATCGGAAGCACTGCAAAGCATTCAGGATTCGCTGGAGCTGGATGACGCGCCGCTGCGCATCGAGTGCGTCGACATCAGCCACGTGCAGGGCACCGACGTGGTGGCCTCGCTGGTGGTGTTCGAGGACGGACTGCCCCGCAAATCCGACTACCGGCACTACGCCATTCGCGAGGCCGCGGGCGACGGCCGGTCCGACGACGTCGCGTCCATTGCCGAGGTGACCCGCCGGCGCTTCGCGCGCCACGTGGCCGACACCCAGGTCCGCGCGGACATCGACGGTGCCGACACCGGCGAAACCCCGGCGCGGCCAAAGCGATTCGCCTACCCGCCCAACCTGTTCGTGGTCGATGGCGGCGGGCCCCAGGTGAATGCGGCGGCTACTGTGCTCGACGAATTGGGTGTCACGGATGTGGCCGTCATCGGCTTGGCTAAACGTCTGGAAGAGGTGTGGGTTCCCGAACAGCCGGACCCGCTGATCATGCCGCGCAACAGCGAAGGCCTGTATTTGCTACAGCGGGTGCGTGACGAAGCCCACCGGTTCGCCATCACCTATCACCGCAGCAAGCGGTCCAAGCGGATGACGGCGTCGGTGCTCGACGCGATCCCGGGCCTCGGTGAGCACCGGCGCAAAGCGTTGGTGACCCACTTCGGTTCGGTGGCGCGGCTGAAAGAGGCCGGCGTCGACGAACTGACCGCGGTCCCCGGCATCGGTGCGGCCACGGCCCAGGCGGTGGTCGACGCCCTGCGGTCGGCTCACCCCGTCGGCACCGCTGATTCCCAGCCGGATTCGGCGGCGGCGCCGACCGATATCGACAATGATCGGACACCAGAGTGA
- a CDS encoding phosphoglycerate kinase, whose amino-acid sequence MSIKTLDELLGEGVEGRGVLVRSDLNVPLDENGNITDPGRIIASVPTLAALADAGAKVVITAHLGRPKGGPDPKFSLAPVAAALGEKLGRHVQLAGDVVGTDALARAEGLTDGDVLLLENIRFDPRETSKDDDERAALARELAALVEGADGSPGAFVSDGFGVVHRKQASVYDVANILPHYAGTLVATEVKVLEQLTSSTERPYAVVLGGSKVSDKLAVIENLATKADSIVIGGGMCFTFLAAQGLSVGTSLLQEEMIDTCKRLLDTYADVIHLPVDIVVADKFAADGEPETVASDRIPEGKMGLDIGPESVKRFTALLSNAKTVFWNGPMGVFEFPAFADGTKGVAEAIITATSKGAFSVVGGGDSAAAVRQLELAEDGFSHISTGGGASLEYLEGKTLPGIEVLES is encoded by the coding sequence ATGAGCATCAAGACCCTCGATGAGCTGTTGGGCGAAGGCGTAGAGGGGCGGGGCGTCCTGGTCCGCTCCGACCTGAACGTCCCACTCGACGAGAACGGCAACATCACCGATCCGGGCCGGATCATCGCCTCCGTCCCGACGCTGGCCGCGCTGGCCGACGCCGGTGCCAAGGTCGTCATCACCGCCCACCTGGGCCGGCCCAAGGGCGGCCCGGACCCCAAGTTCTCGCTCGCACCGGTCGCCGCAGCGCTCGGAGAGAAGCTGGGCCGGCACGTCCAGCTGGCCGGTGACGTCGTCGGCACCGACGCGCTCGCCCGCGCCGAGGGCCTGACCGACGGTGATGTGCTGCTGCTGGAGAACATCCGCTTCGACCCGCGTGAGACCAGCAAGGACGACGACGAGCGTGCGGCCCTGGCCCGCGAACTGGCGGCTCTGGTCGAGGGCGCCGACGGCTCGCCCGGCGCGTTCGTCTCAGACGGCTTCGGGGTGGTACACCGCAAGCAGGCTTCGGTGTACGACGTCGCGAACATCCTGCCGCACTACGCGGGCACGCTGGTGGCCACCGAGGTCAAGGTGCTCGAGCAGCTGACCAGCTCGACCGAGCGGCCGTATGCCGTCGTGCTGGGTGGCTCCAAGGTGTCCGACAAGCTCGCCGTCATCGAGAACCTCGCCACCAAGGCCGACAGCATTGTCATCGGCGGCGGCATGTGTTTCACCTTCCTTGCGGCCCAAGGGCTTTCCGTCGGCACCTCGCTGTTGCAGGAAGAGATGATCGACACCTGCAAGCGCCTGCTGGACACCTACGCCGACGTCATCCACCTCCCCGTCGACATCGTCGTGGCCGACAAGTTCGCCGCGGATGGCGAACCGGAGACCGTGGCCTCCGACCGCATCCCCGAAGGCAAGATGGGCCTGGACATCGGCCCCGAGTCCGTCAAACGGTTCACCGCACTGCTGTCCAACGCCAAGACCGTGTTCTGGAACGGCCCGATGGGCGTCTTCGAGTTCCCGGCCTTCGCCGACGGCACCAAGGGTGTGGCCGAAGCCATCATCACTGCTACGTCCAAGGGCGCGTTCAGCGTCGTGGGCGGCGGCGACTCGGCGGCCGCAGTGCGCCAGCTCGAACTCGCGGAGGACGGCTTCTCGCACATCTCGACCGGTGGCGGCGCGTCGCTGGAGTACCTCGAGGGCAAGACCCTCCCCGGCATCGAAGTCTTGGAGTCGTAG
- a CDS encoding gluconeogenesis factor YvcK family protein, with the protein MTAAREEVGGPARIVALGGGHGLYATLSAARRLTPHVTAVVTVADDGGSSGRLRSELDIVPPGDLRMALAALASDSPHGQLWATIIQHRFNGSGALAGHPIGNLLLAGLNEVLADPVAALDELGRILGVKGRVLPMCPIALQIEADVSGLEADPRMSRVIRGQVAVATTPGKVRRVRLLPGDPPATRQAVDAIMSADLVVLGPGSWFSSVIPHVLVPQLLAALQATEARRALVLNLAAEPGETAGFSAERHVHVLSQHAPGLTVHDIIVDAASVPSERERDQLRRAASFLEAQVEFADVSRPGTPLHDPARLAAALERVRLNGSAPARPAYEPSTPAARSADGFRPQPTPEGPRGDDSWR; encoded by the coding sequence ATGACCGCCGCTCGTGAAGAGGTCGGCGGACCTGCGCGCATCGTCGCGCTCGGTGGCGGACACGGTTTGTACGCGACGCTGTCGGCGGCGCGCCGGCTGACGCCGCACGTCACGGCCGTCGTCACGGTCGCCGATGACGGTGGTTCGTCGGGCCGGCTGCGCTCGGAGCTGGACATCGTGCCCCCGGGTGACCTGCGAATGGCGTTGGCGGCCTTGGCATCTGACAGTCCGCATGGACAGTTGTGGGCCACCATCATCCAGCACCGCTTCAATGGCAGCGGCGCGCTGGCCGGTCACCCGATCGGCAACCTCCTGCTCGCCGGCCTCAACGAGGTGCTGGCCGACCCGGTCGCCGCGCTCGACGAGCTCGGCCGGATCCTCGGGGTCAAGGGCCGGGTGCTGCCGATGTGTCCCATCGCGTTGCAGATCGAGGCCGACGTGTCCGGGCTCGAGGCCGATCCGCGGATGAGTCGCGTGATCCGCGGTCAGGTCGCGGTCGCCACCACGCCGGGCAAGGTGCGCCGGGTCCGGCTGCTGCCGGGCGATCCGCCCGCCACCCGGCAGGCGGTCGACGCCATCATGTCGGCCGATCTCGTGGTGCTCGGTCCGGGCTCGTGGTTCAGCAGCGTGATCCCGCATGTGCTGGTGCCCCAGCTGCTGGCCGCGTTGCAGGCGACCGAGGCGCGACGGGCATTGGTACTCAACCTCGCCGCCGAGCCGGGGGAGACGGCCGGTTTCTCGGCCGAACGGCATGTGCACGTGCTGTCGCAGCACGCCCCCGGCCTGACGGTGCACGACATCATCGTCGACGCGGCGAGTGTCCCCAGTGAGCGGGAACGCGACCAACTGCGCCGGGCCGCCTCGTTTCTCGAGGCTCAGGTCGAGTTTGCTGACGTATCCCGACCTGGTACACCTTTACATGACCCGGCACGACTTGCGGCTGCGCTGGAGCGGGTGCGTCTCAATGGCAGCGCACCGGCCCGGCCCGCATACGAGCCATCCACTCCCGCCGCTCGGTCGGCCGACGGATTCCGTCCGCAGCCGACCCCTGAAGGACCAAGAGGTGACGATTCGTGGCGATGA
- the tpiA gene encoding triose-phosphate isomerase, giving the protein MARKPLIAGNWKMNLNHFEAIALVQKIAFALPEKYFAKVDVTVLPPFTDLRSVQTLVDGDKLLLTYGAQDVSQHDSGAYTGEVSGAFLAKLGCTFVVVGHSERRTYHHEDDALVAAKAKAALKHGLTPIVCIGEGLDIREAGNHVEYCTSQLAGSLAGLSADEVAQIVIAYEPVWAIGTGRVASAADAQEVCAAIRSTLAELASPEIAATVRVLYGGSVNAKNVGELVGKPDVDGALVGGASLDGEQFATLSAIAAGGPLP; this is encoded by the coding sequence ATGGCGCGTAAGCCGCTCATCGCCGGCAACTGGAAGATGAACCTCAACCATTTCGAGGCCATCGCCCTGGTCCAGAAGATCGCTTTCGCCTTGCCGGAGAAGTACTTCGCGAAGGTCGACGTCACGGTCCTGCCGCCGTTCACCGACCTGCGCAGTGTGCAGACCCTGGTCGATGGCGACAAGCTCCTGCTCACCTACGGTGCGCAGGATGTATCCCAGCACGACTCCGGCGCCTACACCGGTGAGGTGAGCGGGGCGTTCCTGGCCAAACTGGGCTGTACGTTCGTCGTCGTCGGGCACTCCGAGCGCCGGACCTACCACCATGAGGACGACGCCCTGGTCGCCGCCAAGGCCAAGGCCGCGCTCAAGCACGGCCTGACCCCGATCGTGTGCATCGGAGAAGGGCTCGACATCCGCGAGGCCGGTAACCACGTCGAGTACTGCACCAGCCAGCTCGCTGGTTCACTGGCCGGGCTCTCTGCGGATGAGGTCGCGCAGATCGTCATCGCCTACGAACCCGTCTGGGCCATCGGCACCGGCCGCGTCGCCAGCGCCGCCGACGCGCAGGAAGTGTGCGCCGCGATCCGCTCGACGCTGGCCGAGCTTGCCTCGCCCGAGATCGCCGCGACCGTGCGCGTGCTCTACGGCGGCTCGGTCAACGCCAAGAACGTCGGCGAACTCGTGGGGAAACCCGACGTCGACGGTGCGCTCGTCGGTGGTGCCTCGCTCGATGGCGAGCAGTTCGCGACGTTGTCGGCGATCGCCGCAGGTGGGCCCCTGCCGTGA
- the whiA gene encoding DNA-binding protein WhiA: MTSEVKDELSRLVVNSVTARRAEVASLLRFAGGLHIVAGRVVVEAEVDLGSIARRLRKDIYDLYGYNAVVHVLSASGIRKSTRYVVRVAQDGEALARQTGLLDMRGRPVRGLPAQVVGGSVGDAEAAWRGAFLAHGSLTEPGRSSALEVSCPGPEAALALVGAARRLGVSAKAREVRGSDRVVVRDGEAIGALLTRMGAQDTRLNWEERRMRREVRATANRLANFDDANLRRSARAAVAAAARVERALDILGDTVPDHLSAAGRLRVEHRQASLEELGRLADPPMTKDAVAGRIRRLLSMADRKAKLDGIPDTESAVTPDLLDDA, translated from the coding sequence ATGACGTCGGAAGTGAAGGACGAGCTCAGCCGGCTTGTCGTCAACTCTGTGACGGCACGCCGGGCCGAGGTGGCGTCGCTGCTGCGCTTCGCCGGCGGTCTGCACATCGTGGCGGGTCGCGTCGTCGTCGAGGCCGAGGTGGACCTGGGCAGCATCGCGCGGCGGCTGCGCAAGGACATCTATGACCTGTACGGCTACAACGCCGTCGTGCACGTGCTGTCCGCCAGTGGCATCCGCAAGAGCACCCGGTACGTGGTGCGGGTTGCGCAGGACGGCGAGGCACTGGCACGGCAGACGGGGCTGCTCGATATGCGCGGCCGGCCGGTGCGTGGCTTGCCGGCCCAGGTGGTCGGCGGCAGCGTCGGGGACGCCGAGGCGGCCTGGCGCGGCGCGTTCCTCGCGCACGGTTCGCTGACCGAGCCCGGCCGGTCGTCGGCGCTGGAGGTCAGCTGCCCCGGACCGGAGGCGGCACTGGCGTTGGTGGGCGCGGCCCGTCGGCTCGGGGTGAGCGCCAAGGCCCGCGAGGTCCGCGGTAGCGACCGGGTGGTGGTGCGCGACGGCGAGGCCATCGGTGCGCTGCTGACCCGGATGGGCGCCCAGGACACCCGGCTCAACTGGGAAGAGCGACGGATGCGCCGCGAGGTGCGTGCCACCGCCAACCGGCTGGCCAACTTCGACGACGCGAACCTGCGCCGGTCCGCCCGGGCGGCGGTCGCGGCTGCGGCTCGGGTCGAGCGGGCGCTCGACATCCTCGGTGACACGGTGCCCGATCATCTGTCGGCCGCCGGGCGATTGCGCGTCGAACACCGGCAGGCCTCGCTCGAGGAGCTGGGCCGGCTCGCCGATCCGCCGATGACGAAAGATGCTGTGGCGGGCCGGATTCGCCGCCTGCTGTCGATGGCCGATCGCAAGGCCAAACTGGACGGGATTCCAGACACGGAGTCGGCCGTCACCCCCGATCTGCTCGACGACGCGTAG
- the gap gene encoding type I glyceraldehyde-3-phosphate dehydrogenase, which yields MTIRIGVNGFGRIGRNFFRALDAQKASGTNTDLEIVAVNDLTSTDVLAHLLKFDSILGRLPHEVRADGDTLVVGSTKIKALAVKEGPAALPWGDLGVDIVVESTGIFTDAARAKGHLDAGAKKVIISAPATGEDITIVMGVNDDKYDGSQNIISNASCTTNCLGPLAKVLNDEFGIVRGLMTTIHAYTQDQNLQDGPHKDLRRARAAAINIVPTSTGAAKAIGLVLPELKGKLDGYALRVPVPTGSVTDLTAELGKSATAAEINAAMQAAAEGPLKGILKYYDAPIVSSDIVTDPHSSLFDSGLTKVIGNQAKVVSWYDNEWGYSNRIADLAALVGKSL from the coding sequence GTGACTATTCGGATCGGCGTCAACGGTTTCGGGCGCATCGGACGTAACTTTTTCCGGGCCTTGGACGCGCAGAAAGCGTCGGGGACGAACACTGATCTGGAGATCGTGGCGGTCAATGACCTGACCTCCACCGATGTGCTGGCGCATCTGCTGAAGTTCGACTCGATCCTGGGCCGGCTGCCTCATGAGGTGCGTGCTGACGGGGACACCTTGGTGGTGGGCAGCACGAAGATCAAGGCGTTGGCGGTCAAGGAGGGTCCGGCGGCGTTGCCGTGGGGGGATCTGGGTGTGGACATCGTGGTGGAGTCGACCGGGATTTTCACCGATGCGGCCAGGGCCAAGGGGCATTTGGATGCGGGTGCCAAGAAGGTGATCATCTCGGCGCCGGCGACCGGTGAGGACATCACCATCGTGATGGGTGTCAACGACGACAAGTACGACGGCAGCCAGAACATCATCTCCAACGCCTCGTGCACGACGAACTGCCTGGGCCCGCTGGCCAAAGTGTTGAATGACGAGTTCGGGATCGTGCGTGGGTTGATGACGACCATCCACGCCTACACCCAGGATCAGAACCTGCAGGACGGGCCGCACAAGGATTTGCGGCGGGCACGGGCGGCGGCGATCAATATCGTGCCGACCTCCACCGGCGCGGCCAAGGCCATCGGTCTGGTGCTGCCCGAACTCAAAGGCAAGCTCGACGGGTATGCGCTGCGGGTGCCGGTGCCCACGGGCTCGGTGACCGATCTGACCGCCGAGTTGGGTAAGTCGGCGACCGCCGCGGAGATCAACGCGGCGATGCAGGCCGCGGCCGAGGGGCCGCTGAAGGGGATTTTGAAGTACTACGACGCGCCCATCGTGTCATCGGATATCGTCACCGACCCGCATAGTTCGCTGTTCGATTCGGGGTTGACCAAGGTCATCGGCAACCAGGCCAAGGTCGTCTCGTGGTACGACAACGAATGGGGCTACTCCAACCGCATCGCCGACCTGGCCGCACTGGTCGGCAAATCGCTGTAA